From a region of the Equus przewalskii isolate Varuska chromosome 2, EquPr2, whole genome shotgun sequence genome:
- the NECAP2 gene encoding adaptin ear-binding coat-associated protein 2 encodes MEEGEYESVLCVKPEVHVYRIPPRATNRGYRAAEWQLDQPSWSGRLRITAKGQVAYIKLEDRTSGELFAQAPVDQFPGTAVESVTDSSRYFVIRIEDGNGRRAFIGIGFGDRGDAFDFNVALQDHFKWVKQQCEFAKQAQNPDQGPKLDLGFKEGQTIKLNIANMKKKEGAAGTPRARPASTGGLSLLPPPPGGKTSTLIPPGEQFSVGGSLVQPAVASSSGGATVSWPQPKPATPATADIWGDFTKSTGSPSSQTQPGAGWVQF; translated from the exons ATGGAGGAGGGCGAGTACGAGTCGGTGCTCTGTGTCAAACCGGAGGTCCATGTCTACCGCATCCCGCCGCGGGCCACCAACCGTGGCTACAG GGCTGCGGAGTGGCAGCTAGACCAGCCATCATGGAGTGGCCGGCTGCGGATCACTGCAAAAGGGCAGGTGGCCTACATCAAGCTGGAGGACAGGACCTCAG GGGAGCTCTTTGCTCAGGCCCCCGTGGATCAGTTTCCTGGCACAGCCGTGGAGAGCGTGACGGATTCCAGCAGGTACTTCGTGATCCGCATTGAAGATGGAAACG GGCGACGGGCGTTCATTGGAATTGGCTTCGGGGACCGAGGTGATGCCTTCGACTTCAATGTCGCATTGCAGGACCATTTCAA GTGGGTGAAACAGCAATGTGAATTTGCAAAACAGGCCCAGAACCCAGACCAAGGCCCCAAATTGGACCTAGGCTTCAAGGAGGGCCAGACCATCAAGCTCAACATTGCC aacatgaagaagaaagaaggagcagCTGGGACGCCCCGAGCCCGGCCTGCCAGCACAGGAGGACTGAgcctgcttccccctcccccagggggcAAAACTTCCACCCTGATCCCTCCTGGGGAGCAGTTCTCTGTGGGGGGGTCCCTCGTCCAGCCAGCAGTTGCTTCCAGCTCAG GAGGTGCCACCGTGTCCTGGCCGCAGCCTAAGCCTGCCACTCCTGCCACCGCCGACATCTGGGGAGACTTCACCAAGTCCACAGG GTCGCCTTCCAGCCAGACTCAGCCAGGTGCAGGCTGGGTCCAGTTCTGA